The following DNA comes from Acidobacteriota bacterium.
GATCGGGTTGGCGCTGAACCCGGCCGTCGCGTACCCGGCGCTCTCGAAGAGCGACGCCACGCTCTCGACCCGCTCGCCGATCTGATCGCGGTACGTGAGGAGGCCGTGGCCGCTCGGGTAGAGCCCCGTGAGGAGCGACGCCGTGGCCGGCGCCGTCCAGGCGGACGCCGCGTAGAAGGGATCGACGCGCGCCCCTCTCGCGGCGAGCCCATCGATGTTCGGCGTCTTCGCCGTGCGGGCGCCGTAGCAGCCGACGTGATCGGCCCGCAGCGTGTCGGCGACGATCAGGAGGACGTTGGGGCCCGTGGCGGTCGGCGCGGCGGTGGCCTCGTGAACGGTCCACATCGCGAGGGCGCCAAGCGCACCGGCGCCCGCCGCGAGCGCGAGGGCGACGGCGCGACGGCGCGCCCACGCGATGGCCCCCTTCCCGATCCATACGGCCGCTGCGGCGGTCGAGCCCCCGGCGAGGACCGCGAGAGCGACGGCGACGATCGCGCCGACCGCACCGCTGAGGCTGTCCCGGCTGATCTCCCACGTGATGAGCGCCGCGGGGGTCCCCGCGAGGAGGCCCACGGCGGCGCCGGGGATCCGTGCCGGATCGAGGCGGGAGGCCCCGAGCCCCGCGGCGATCGCCATCAGGGCCGCGAGGAGGAGATCCGGCGCAGGGCTCCCCGGCGCTCCAGCCGCGAGCGGATCCCGTAGGGCAATGACGCCGAGCGCGAAGAGGAACGCGGTGACGGTGACGGCCGCACCGGCGTGGAACGCGAGGTCCGACTCCGCGTTCGAGCGCTTCATGGCGAACCGCCGCGCGATCCCCGCGCCGGAGACGAGCGCGATCGCGGCGGGGATGTAGAACAGCAGCGCGAGGCCGAAGAGCTCGGCGGTCCGGCTGATGTCATGGCGGTAAAGCCGCGCGGCGAGCGCGACGTGAACGACGTTCCACATCGCGAGGATGAGCCCCGAAAGGACTCCGGCCGGCAGCGCGAGCCAGGCGCGCCTCATTCGACGTACCCGAGGGACTTCAGAAGCTTCGCGTGCCGCGCGTCCGTCGCGTCCGGGGCGATCGACCCGGGAGGCCTCAGCCTCACGCGCTCCTCGAGCCACGTCTCGAGGCTCGCGGCCCCGGCGGGGCATCCACCTCGGATTCGACGGTCATCACCCCGTGGGACGCCCGCGGGTCGGTGAGCCACGCCGCGAGGCTCCGGCCGCGGAAGGACTCCTCCTTCGAGTGCGTCGCGAGATCGAGGAGAGTCGGGGCGACGTCGAGGAGCGAGACGGGATCCGCGATCACCGAGCCGGGGACGATCCCCTTGCCCGCGATCACGAGCGGCACGTCGATCAGCTCGTGGTAGAGGGTCTGGCCGTGGCCGAGGGATCCGTGCTCCATGAACTCCTCGCCGTGGGTGGAGGTGACGGCGAAGAGGAGCTCACCTCCCGCGATCCTCGCTCCCAGCTCCTCGACGAGGCGGCCGATCTCGCGGTCGGCGTGGGCGGCATTCTCGGCGTAGCGGGCCCTCGCGGTCGTGAGGCGCTCGGGAGTCAGCGTGATCTCGCCTCTCAGGATCCCCTCGAGCATGCCGCGGGGGAACGACTGGTCGAGATCGCCGAGGGCGAGGTACGTGAAGCTCGGGCGGCTCGCTCGGGCTTCGATCTTCGGCTCGGGTTCCTCCGTCCACGTCTCGAACCCCCGGTCGAGGCGCTGGGACCTGGAGATGACGGGGCCGCGGACGACCGCGCGCGTCGCGTAGCCCCTCGCGCGGAACGCCTCGGCCAGCGTCGTCACTCCCTCCCGCAGGACGTCGGACGCGCCGATGACCCCGTGGTCTCCGGGGAGGCGGCTCGTGAGAATCGACGCGGTGGACGGCGCGCTGCTCGGGGAGGCGCTCGTGGCGGCCGTGAAGCGGACACCGATGGCGCCGAGGGCGTCGAGGCTCGGAATCCTCGCGTCCTCTCTCAGCGAGTCGACGACGATCAGGACGACGTCGGGGGCGCCGGGTGTCCGGGTGGCGTCGAGGGGCTCGGCCAGCGTCGTCGCGGCCCGGACGACGGGGACGCAGAGGATGATGGCGACGACCAGGACGGCGATCGCGATCGGCCTTGCGATCGGCTTCGTCAGCGCCCAGCCTCCGAGGACGGCGAGGATGGCGACGATCTCGGCATCGAGGATCCAGGGGGCGATGCCTGTGGCTCGCTTCACGAAGGCGATGCCGATGGCCGCGAGGACCAGGGTTCCCCAGAGCTCGGGCCAGCTTCTTCCGATGAGGTGGAGCGCGGCGAGGGTGAGGCCGTACAGGGCGAGGGACTTCAGGGCTTCGGTGGCGAGATACGCGAGGGGGCCGACGCTCGGGATCGTCTCGATCGGCATGCGGGCGACGTCGAGGAGGGCGAGGACGACGGTCGTCCAGGCGATCTTGGCGCGCGTCGAGTGCATGGCGGGGCGGATTCTAGTCGATTCCCGGCGGGACGTCGCTCGCCGGTCGCCTCGCGGGAGCCTCGCCGGTGTTACCCTGCGGGGCTGTCCTCATCGACCCATCGCACGAAAGGGCCCCGCCGATGCGACGCCTCGCCGTCACCACCCTCCTCCTCGCGACGAGCCCTCTGCGTCTTGGTTACACGGTGATTTCGATGACCTCAGAGTTGCTCAGGGCCTCGATCTCGTCGTCGACGGGCTCGACGTAGAGTCGGATCGCTTCCTGGATGTTCTCGAGCGCCTCCTCGCGGGTATCACCTTCGCTGATGCATCCTGGCAGCGCTGGCACGAACACGGTGAATCCGCCTTCATCGCTGGGTTCAAGAATGACTGTGGGCTTCACATTGAGATCCTCCGTGCCGAAAAACCACATTCCCTCCCATTCACCCTACCTGGTGAACTTCAAGCTCACCTTGCCCGTGACGCCGTTGTAGATCAGTTCCGTGCTCGCCAGCATGTTTCGGCCGAGCAAACCGTCGATGACTTTCGAGTCCATGAGACTGCCACTGGTGATTTCCGTGTTCGCCGCGATTTCATGCTCCACGCCCGAGAGCCTCTCAGATTGAATCACGAAGACGATGCGGCCGATGTAGACCCGGCCCGTCGTGTCCACGCCGACTCCGTGCATGGGGACACCGGAGTTGATCAGCTTGAGCCCGGCCCGCTCCGCGATCTCGTGCTTGATCATGCAACCGTCCGCTCCGGTATCAATCAGGAAGCGACACGGCACGCGTGGAGGAACCGGCAGACTCGCAGCCAGTAAGGCTTTCTCGTGGGCGGCAGTCACGCCGACGTGCGCGAGAATGACCGGGCCCGGTTGCAGCAGTCCCTGGGGAGTGACGTCGAACTCGACTCGCGGATTTTCAGCCTGTGCGCGTCGTTTCAACTTGTCCAGCGCTTCCAGGTCGCGCCGGGATTTGTCGGAGCGCACCAACTACGCGGAGAGCACGCGAGCGCCGTGGAACGAGACGTTGACGGTCTCTTGCGGCGCGATTCTCTGAATGAAGAACGGCTCGAGCCCGTGGAGAAACGTTCCGCGATCGAACGCTTCCTCCAAACTGCTGAAGAAACCCACGACATCGCTTCCCTTGATGAGGACGAACTCGCCGAGGTGTGTTCGGCGCCAGTCTTCCAGGTTCTGGAGGTAAACGCCCCGCTCGGAATCCAATTCAGCCATCATCTCACCCCGGGGAAACTCTTGGTGGACGGCAAGGGATTCGAACCCTCGGCCTCCGCGTTGCGAACGCGGCGCTCTCCCATCTGAGCTAGCCGCCCACCCGCTGAGGCTCGCGCCGACGAACAGCCGAGCCCGGAGAGGCGCGGATCATGTCACCGCGCCCCGCCGGGGTCAAGAAGAAGTCAGTGGCCCTTCTTCGTCACCACGAAGCAGCCGCCCTGGTTCCCGATCCACAGCGAGCCATTGCACCCCGCGATCTGCCCCGGAGCCCCCGTCGCGAAGACCGTCGCGGTCCCGCTCGGCGTGATCCGGTAGACGGTCCCCGGGTCCTGCCCCGCCACGTGGGCGAACATGTCGCCGCCGAAGCCGAGCCCGTCGGCCCAGTCGAACTCCCGGAACACGGTTCCGAGGGAAGTTGAAGTCCCGTTCGGGGCGAAAATCTCGCCGTCGACGTAGAGGTCCGACCCCCAGGCCCCCCCGCGACCGAAGCGCATCTCGTCGAATCGAGGCGGTCCGAACAGTGACTCCGCGCCCGCCGAATCGATGCGGTAAATGCCGCCAGGGATGAAGGTCGAAACGCTGCCGTCGTAGCCATCCGATGCCTCGAAGAAGAGGTCGGACCCGAAGCCACCCGTGGGATCCACCGCCGACGCAGCATCAGTGCCGAATCTGAAACCGCGAACGCCCTGGCTGGCCCACGTGACATCGAACTGCTGGACGACGCTGTCCCCTCCTGTCGAACTCGGATCTCCCTTCATCGTCACGTCGATCAGATCGCCGCCGCGCCAGCCGCCGGGGGTGAACGAGACGTTCGTGGCGAAGTAGTTCGAGATGAGCCCCGGCGGGGCGATGCTCGACGTACCGGTGAACGTCACCCGCTCGACGCCGCCAATCGTGTCGAAGTCCTTGTTCACGGTCCTGACCGCGACGTAGACGTAGTCCCCCCAGGCTCCCCCGGGCGAGCACTGGATGTCGTTGATGGTGGCGCGCGGCGGTCGCAGGGACTGCGGCCCCGTCTGGGGGCCGTCGTAGCCACACTGGTTGAACTGCGTGACGCCGAAGCCCGCTTCCTTCACCTTGATCGACGCCTGCGGCGCCGCCGCCGCGAGAGAAAAGGACATGCCGCACGCGAGGACTACAGCTGCTCGTCTCATGGAGAGACCTCCTCATCGCCAGGACGTTGCATGCGACGGGAGCATACGACCATCCGGGATGGACAACCACAACGGGATTCAGGAGCGGCGCCAACCCCGCACGGCGCGGTACGCCGCGCGGAACGGGAAGGTCGCGGCCCGGGCGAGCTGACCGGCCCGCGAGTTCCGGCTCCTCCGCGCGATGTCCCCCATCCCCTCGGACTCCCCTTCCCCGCCCGACAGCGCCCGGAGAAGGAAGGCGACCCGCCCGCTTCGCCCGCCGGGACGCAAGAGCGTCTTGTGCAGCAGCCGAATCCCCGCGATCGACAGCGGGCTCGCCGACGGCTCGAAGCCGCAGAGGTTCATGAGCGCGAGACGGCGGAGCCCCGCATGCTCCAGCGTGGGGCGCCGGCGGGGGATCAGCCGTTCGAGCCCCGGACACGACCCGGCGATGAAAGCCTCGCCGTAGGCGCGCGCGAGGACGAAGAGCGAGTCCTCGAGAAACGCCGTCGCCCCGGTGCGCTGCGCGAGGTCGGTGAGCACGGAAGGATCGATCTCGCGACCCTCGACGCGCAGGAGGGCCGCGACGTCGGCGACCTGGTACATCTTACCGATCGAGACGTTCCCGTGGATGTCGATGAGAAGGTGGAAGAGGATGTGCGCCGGCGCGGGGCGCCGCGCGCGAAGCCGGGGGTGAGGGCGGCTCGCCGCGATCATCTCCGGGAGGATCGGCGCGCACGAGCCCGACGGGATCCAGATGCCGGTGTGCGGCTCGATCTTCACCGCTTCGGCGGCGCTGACGCGGGGGGCGAGATGGTGGTGGTGCTCCCGGTACCAGGCGCGCGACCAGATCCCCTCGAACGACGCGTACCCCATCGACTCGAGGATCCGATCCGCGGCGTCGACCTCCGAGTCCGCGAAGAGGATGTCGAGGTCGCCGATCATCCGGTCCCCTGGCCCGGTGAAGGCGAGCTGCTGGAGCGCCGTCTCCTTCAACAGGATCGGCGTGAGGCCGGCCGCCGCGAAGGCGTCGAGGAGGCGGGAGAGGAGATCGAGGAGGCGCTCGTTGCGCGCGCGGATGCCGGCCGCCGCGCGGGTGAGCGCCTCGCGCGTCCCGGCGTCGACGGCGTCCCCCCCGAGCGCGAGCGCGGGAGCGGCCGCGGTCACGAGGTTCGCGCGGCCGACGGCGCGATGGAAGGCGGGCCAGGATCTCACGCGCGAGGCCGCCTCGGCGATCGCGCGGCCCCGCTCCGGGCGCAGCGACACGAGGGCGAGGAGCTTCCCCTCCGGGTCGTCGAGCGTCACCCTCGGGGCGGGGCCCTCCGCGACGCGGCGGGCAGCGGGAAGAAGCGAGCCGGCCGACTCCGTCGAGAGGAGATCGAGGAGACCTTCCTCGAAGCAGCCGTAGAGGGAGTTCGCGGCGAGGTAGTCGCCGTTGGCGTCCGGGGGGAGCTCGCGGAGCCGGGCGCGAAGCCCCTCGGCCTCGTAGCCGTGATGCAGCCAGAACTCCCAGAGGAGCCGGTCTTCCCCGAGGACGTCCTGGGCGCTGCGCACGGCGGAACCTCTCGTCAAATCCCCAGGCGGAGGCGCCAGACGATCCAGAGCGCCTCGAAGATGATCGCGTTGTTCATCTTCGACTGGCCGACGTGGCGATCGTTGAAGGTGATGGGGACCTCCGCGAGGCGGAACCCCTTGCGGTAGGCGCGGTACTTCATCTCGATCTGGAAGGCGTAGCCGTTCGAGTGGATCCGGTCGAGGTCGATCGCCTCGAGGACGGTCCGCCGGTAGCACTTGAAGCCGGCGGTCGCGTCGCTGATGACCGAGCCCGGGATCCCCGTGATCATGTTCACGTAGATGGTCGCCATCTTCGACAGCAGGAGGCGCTTGAAGGACCAGTTGATGACGCGGACGCCGTTTCGGTAGCGGCTCCCGATCACGAGATCGGCCTCGCGGATCTTGTTGAGGAAGTCGGGGAGGGAGTTCGGGTCGTGCGAGAAGTCGGCGTCCATCTCGATGATGACGTCGACCTGCTGGCTGAGGGCGTACTTGAAGCCGGCGACGTACGCGGTGCCTAAGCCCAGCTTCCCGCTCCGGTGCAGCACGTGGACGCCGGGGTCGGCCTTCGACATGTCGTCGGCGATCTCCCCGGTGCCGTCGGGGCTGCCGTCGTCGACGATGCACACCTCGATGTCGTACGGGAGGGAGCGCACCGCCTTCACGATCGACTGGATGTTCTCCGACTCGTTGTACGTCGGGATCACGGCCATCGCGCGGATCGGGCCCGTCAGATCCTGCGCCGGACGCCGCTCAGCCACGGGGCGCTCCTTCTCCCGTCACCGGGGCGGGCGGCGGGGCGGTGGGGTGCGCGCCGTGCGGGATCACCGGGGCGCGCCAGAACATGTACGCGAGGGCGCCGTAGAGCGCGGCGCTGCCGCTCACGACGAGGAGGAATGCGACCGAGAAGCTGACGACCTGGGGAAGCGAGATGCCGCCCGGGCCCAGATAGAAGGCCAGCGTCGCCTCGCGGATGCCGATGCCCGAGATTGTCAGCGGGAGGAGCGCCGCGATGCTCGCCCCCGCGAGCCCGGCCGCGAGCCGCAGGAAGGCGACCGGCACGCCGAGGCTGACGGCGACGAGGTATCCCTGGAGAAACGTGAGAAGCGTCGAGGCGAGCGTGGAGACGAGGGCGACGAGAGCCGGCCGCCGCCCGGAGGGGGTCGCCATCTGCTCGAGGCCCGCGATCGCGTCGCCGAGCTCGCGCCCGGCGCGCGCGAGGCCCACCCTGCCGAAGGCAGCGCTGGCCTTCTCGGGACCGGCCTGGCTCGTCCACCGGTACAGCGTCCACGCGATGACGCCGGCGAGGGCGACGAGGCACCAGGTCACCGTGCCGCCGACGGGGCCGAGGAGGAATCCCGCGCCGGCCGCGGCGACGAGGGTGAGGGCGAAGGCGTCGAGGAGGCGATCGGCGATCACCGACGAGGCGGCGCGGCCGAACGAGATCCCCTTCTCGCGGCTGACGGAGAAGGCCTTCGTGAAATCGCCGAGCCTCCCCGGGGTCCACGACGCGATGGCCGAGGCGATGGTGTACGCGCGCACGGACGGCGCAAACCCGTAGTCGATCGCCTGAAGCTTCATGATCTCACGCCATCTCCATGCCTTGATGACCAGGAGGGCCAGGTTGATCGCGGCGCTGCCGACGAGCGGGAGCCACCGCGCGCGCCCGAGGAGCCCGCGGATCTGCGCGTGATCGCTCACGTACCAGAAGGCGAGGAAGAGCGCCGGCCCGATCCACCGAAGGGCCCAACGGCCGAGACGCCGCCCTCGCACGCGGCGGCCTCAGGCCGCCGTGAACCGGAGCTTGAGAATCGTGCCCAGGATGATGAGGCCGTTCCGGATTCTCTTGAAGTTCGTGCGCCCCGCCGCGCGGCGATCGCGCGTGACCGGGACCTCGACGATCTTCAGCCCGCGCTTGATCGACTTGATGAGCATCTCGGTCTCGATCTCGTACTCCTTCGCGGTGAGCGGGATGGCGCGCACCTTGTCGAGGCGGATGGCGCGGTACCCCGCCTGCGAGTCGGTGATGTGCACGCCGAAGAGGATGTTGATGAGCCCGCTCATGAACTTGTTGCCGAAGTAGTTCGGCGTGCTGATGGCCCCTTCCTTCATCGTCCCGATGAACTTCGAGCCGTTGACGAAGTCGGCCCCCCTGTCCAGCTCGGCGAGGAGGAGCGGGATCTCCGAAGGGTAGTCCTGGCCGTCCCCGTCGATGAAGAGGACGACGTCTCCCGTCGCCTCCTTCAGGCCGCGCTGGATCGCCTTCCCCTTCCCCTGGTTCGGCTCCTGGCGCACGACGCGCGCTCCGGCGCCGCGGGCCGCCTCGGAGGTGTCGTCGACCGAGCCGTCGTCGACGACGAGGACCTCGTCGCCGGGCTTCAGCACGGCCTTCACTCCGGCGATGACGGCGGCGATGTTCGGGCCTTCGTTGTAGGCGGCGATGATGGCGCAGACTCTCATCTCGGGGGCTTCTCCTTACGGCAGGGTGGATGGGATCAGACGAGCCACTCGGGGCGCGCGCCCCGGAGCGCCCACTCCATCGCCTGCGTCGCGAAGATGGAGGTGACGGAGTTCACGTCACGGCTGCCGGCGCAGTAGACCAGCCCCCCTTCGGGGGACCTCAGGCTCGAGAGAAACGCGAGGCCGCGATCGATCGAGGAGCGGTACGCCACAGGGTCGACCGCGAGCCAGATGCGAACGGCCTGCGCGCTCGCGTCCCCGACCTTCACGCGGTTTCGCGAAGGGTCCTCGTACCAGTTGTAGACGCTCCCGTCCTCGTTCTGCCACGCCTTCAGGCGATCGGCGCCCGCCTTGAGATACGCCGTCGTGTCGGCGTAGCCGCGCGCGCGCATGTACAGCAGCCCCTCGAGCGAGTAGCAGTGCGCGTGCGTGTAGACGACGGTGTCCGTCGGTCCGATCCGGAACGCGCCCTGCTTGAAGCAGGCGGGGGCGAGCTCCTCCATGACGCCGCGGGCGAGGTCGCGGAAGGAATCGTCGGCGAGATCCTCGCCGAGGCAGTCGAGCGCGATCATCGTCTTGAGCTGGTGGGTGCCGTAGATCGTCGACCAGTGGTGCGGCATCGTGGCGGCGGTGCCGTCGTCGTTGACGAGCGTCGTGCGCCGCATCGTCGAGTCCTTGACGAAATGCGCCATCCGGGCGAGGACGCCGTGGTCGATGCGGCCGTGGAGGAGCCTGCGGTACGCCGACAGCCCGGCGACCGCCATGCAGGTGTCGAACAGGTACAGCTTCCCGTCCATCCCGACCCCTCCGAGAGGGGGGGTCAGGCGCTGCAGGCTCGCCGCGATGGAGTGCGCGCGCTCCGCGAGCGCCTCGTCCTGCCGCTCGCTGGCCAGGTAGGACATGAGGCGGAGGTACAGCCCCATCGACTCCGGGTAGACGAACCCGGGATGATCGGGATTCACCCACGAGTAGATGCAGCCGTCCCCGTTGGTGATGGCGGGCGACTTCAGGAAGCCGATGACGCTGCTTTGAATCTCCTCCAGCGAGGCGGACACCTTCAAATCACGATTCTCCTGTGGGGGGGCCATTTCAGAGGGGCAAGTATACGGCCATGTGACGCCATTTCAAGCAAATGGGGGAATTCCCGCCGGCCGCCGACCGGCGGGCCGTCCGGGGCGTCCCCGTTGTCGGGATATGCCTGGCCGGCGTCACGCGGAGGGGTCCGGCCCCCGGAGCCCCTTGCTGATCATGTCGGCCAGCACGCCGATCGCCAGGATCTGGAGGCCGGCGAAGAGGAGGATCAGCGTCTTCTCCGTCAGGTCCTCGCGCACGAAGACGTCCCACCCCGCGCTCACGGCGAAGGCGGCGAGGATCGGGAGACAGGCCGGGATGAAGATGCGGAGAGGGTTGAAGTAGAGGATCGCGCGCAGGATCAGCACGAGGAAGTTCAGCGTGTCGCGGATGGGGCGGATCTTCGACCGGCCGTGCCGCTTCGAGTAGTCGATGGGGACGAAGGCGACGCGGAAGTCGTTGCACAGGAGCGCCAGCGTGATCGTCGTCGTGAAGGAGAATCCGGCCGGAAGGATCGGGAAGAAGCGCAGCGAGCGATCGCGCCGGAAGATCCTCAGCCCCGAGTTCAGATCGGGGATCTCCGTGCTCGAGAGGTACGACGCGAGCCGCCGCAGGAACCACTTCGCGGGGCGCCTCACAAGGGGGATGTGCACGCTCTTCCCGGTGCGCGCGCCGACGACCATGTCGTGGCCGGGGGCGAGCTCCAGCAGGCGGTGGATCGCGTCGCTCGGGTACGTCCCGTCGGCGTCAATGATCAGGATGAAGGGGGACGCGGCCGCGCGGATCCCGCTCTTGAGGGAGGCGCCGTACCCCCGGTTCGCCGCGTGGGTGACGACGGTGACCCCGTGGCCGCGGGCGATCTCCCCGGTGCGGTCCGACGAGCCGTCGTCCACGACGATGATCTCGAAGGCCCACGCGCCGCCGCCGAGCGCCTGCTTGAGGGAGTCCAGGACCTTACCGATCCCCGCCTCCTCGTTGTAGGCGGGCATGACGATGGAGACCGCGCGCGGAAGGGCCTCGTCCTTCCGCACCGCCGCGCTCGGCGCCTCTTCAGTCGCTCTCATCCGGTCGCGGCCTCCCCCGGCGGGTCGCGCCCGCGCGGACCTCTCTCGCGCGCGCCGAAAGCCGGACGGCGAGAAGATATGAGATGGGAATTCCCACGGCAACCAGCGTCGCCACCGCCTGCTCGCGGTGGAGCGACGGCACCGTCCCCGTCATGCGGATCGCGTAGACCCAGTAGACCTCGAGCGCGCCGAGCGACGCCGACAGCAACAGCGCCGCGCGCCTCAGCGCCCCTGCCGCGAGGAGGGCCGCGACGGCCACGATCCAGACGCCGTACGAGACGCGAAGGAGCGCTGTGACGACGAGAAGGTAGGGCATCAGGATCATCAGCCCCGAGCGCGCCACGTCCTCGTCCCGGCGCGCGCGCAACGCCAGCCGGGCGGACCAGAGGGCGAGGAGCGCGGTCAGGGCGAGGGAGACGAGGCCGAGGAGGCGCGACGCCATCTCTGAGAGCTCCGCGCTTCCCGACGGGAAGGCGCGGCTCGCCGCCATGCCGAGGACCATCAGGATTCCGCCCTGGTAGTGGCCCATCTGGTACGGGCGCAGGACGGCGAGGGGATCCATCCCGCGCACGTAAGGGAGAAAACCGAGGGCGACGACCGCGGCCGCCACGAGGGCGAGGCCGGCGGCGGCGCCGAGCCCCTTACGGTCGCGGCGCGCCATGAGTGTCTGCGCGAGCGCCAGGAGGAGGAACGGGGCGGTCACGTACTTGATGAGCACCGAGACGCTCAGGCAGACGACGCCGATGACCCGCTCGAACGCGGCGCCGAGCGCCGTGGCGCGCTGCCAGAAGAAGAGGCCGAGGAGCACCCACATCATGAGGAAGACGTCGTTGTGCGCGTCCCCCGCCACCTGCGCGAGGATCAGCGGGTTCCACAGGTAGAGGATTTCCCCCTCGAGCGCGCGCCGTCCCCATCCGCGCCGGATTGCCCCCACCAGCGCGCCGTTGAGGAGATGGGCCAGCAGGAAGAGGACCTTGTACACGACGACCGACCCGGCGAGCGACGCGGGTGAGACGAACGCGAGGATCCCGGCCGTGCTCACCCACCCCGGCCCGTACAGCGTCGTGAACTGCGGCCACCCCATCGCCCGGACGAACTCGTCTTCGGGGAACCTGTCCGCCGGAATGGTGAAGGGGTTCACCCGCTGGACTGCGAGAAGGCGTCCCTGGACGATGTAGTCGAAGACGTCCTTCGAGAGGAGCGACGGGAGGAAGACGAGGAGGACCGTCACCGCGGCGGCGACGAGATAGACGGCTCGCCGGGCGGCATCCTCTCCGCGAAGGAGGGCGCGCACGGCGCGGTAGGCGGCGGCGTACGCGGCGAAGAGCGAGATCCAGATTGCCGCGAGGAAGGCCGCGACCCCCGCCGCCGACCCGATCGACCAGTCGCCGAGAGGGCGCAGGCCGAAGATCGGCGCGGTGTGGCCGACCGACAACGGCACGTAGAAGTACAGGGCGTAGAGCGCGAGGGTGACGGCGCCGGCGATCGCGAGGCGGCGGCCGGGGGTCATCTTCGCACCCATGAATCGAGCTTCGTCCTGAGCGCCGCAAGGTCACCCGGGCGCGAGGGGGCCAGGTCGTGCTTCTCGAGAGGATCGGCGGCGAGATCGTAGAGCTCCCATCGCCACGGACCGGCGCCGTCGACGTGGAAGGTGCTCCCGATGACCTTCTGATCTCCGAAGCGGCAGGAGCGGAGGAGATGGAAGGGATGGCGCGCGCCCACGTACGTCATCTCGAGAAAGATTTTACGTTCCGTGAGGGGCTCGCCGCGCGCGAGCGCTCCCCAGGCCGACGCGCCGTCGGCCGCCGCAATCGCGGGCGCCCCGACCGCCTCGGCCAGCGTCGGGGCGACGTCGATCGCGCGAACGGGCTCCTTCACGACGAGCCCCGCCGCCACGCCCGGCCCCGCGATCACCAGCGGGACCCTCACCAGCTCCTCGTAGAGCGTGTCGTCGTGGCCGAGCCCGCCGTGCTCGATGAACTCCTCCCCGTGGTCCGACGTGAAGGCGACGATCGTCCGATCGGAGAGGCCGCGCGACTCGAGGCCGCGGAGCAGGCGACCGACCTCCGCGTCGATCGACGAGACCGCCCCGGCATAGAGTCTTCGGAGCCTCTCGAGATCCTGCGGCTCCGCCCGGCGGCGCCCCGCCATCATCTCGGAAAGCTCTCCCGCGCCCATCGGCGCGAAAGGCTCCCCCGCTCCCTGCGCGCTCGCGGATTCCTTCGACGGCGTGTACGGGTCGTGCGCGTCCATCAGGTGCAGGAAGAGGAAG
Coding sequences within:
- a CDS encoding sulfatase-like hydrolase/transferase, with protein sequence MHSTRAKIAWTTVVLALLDVARMPIETIPSVGPLAYLATEALKSLALYGLTLAALHLIGRSWPELWGTLVLAAIGIAFVKRATGIAPWILDAEIVAILAVLGGWALTKPIARPIAIAVLVVAIILCVPVVRAATTLAEPLDATRTPGAPDVVLIVVDSLREDARIPSLDALGAIGVRFTAATSASPSSAPSTASILTSRLPGDHGVIGASDVLREGVTTLAEAFRARGYATRAVVRGPVISRSQRLDRGFETWTEEPEPKIEARASRPSFTYLALGDLDQSFPRGMLEGILRGEITLTPERLTTARARYAENAAHADREIGRLVEELGARIAGGELLFAVTSTHGEEFMEHGSLGHGQTLYHELIDVPLVIAGKGIVPGSVIADPVSLLDVAPTLLDLATHSKEESFRGRSLAAWLTDPRASHGVMTVESEVDAPPGPRASRRGSRSA
- a CDS encoding type II toxin-antitoxin system HicB family antitoxin codes for the protein MKPTVILEPSDEGGFTVFVPALPGCISEGDTREEALENIQEAIRLYVEPVDDEIEALSNSEVIEITV
- a CDS encoding retropepsin-like domain-containing protein — its product is MRSDKSRRDLEALDKLKRRAQAENPRVEFDVTPQGLLQPGPVILAHVGVTAAHEKALLAASLPVPPRVPCRFLIDTGADGCMIKHEIAERAGLKLINSGVPMHGVGVDTTGRVYIGRIVFVIQSERLSGVEHEIAANTEITSGSLMDSKVIDGLLGRNMLASTELIYNGVTGKVSLKFTR
- a CDS encoding nucleotidyltransferase family protein produces the protein MRSAQDVLGEDRLLWEFWLHHGYEAEGLRARLRELPPDANGDYLAANSLYGCFEEGLLDLLSTESAGSLLPAARRVAEGPAPRVTLDDPEGKLLALVSLRPERGRAIAEAASRVRSWPAFHRAVGRANLVTAAAPALALGGDAVDAGTREALTRAAAGIRARNERLLDLLSRLLDAFAAAGLTPILLKETALQQLAFTGPGDRMIGDLDILFADSEVDAADRILESMGYASFEGIWSRAWYREHHHHLAPRVSAAEAVKIEPHTGIWIPSGSCAPILPEMIAASRPHPRLRARRPAPAHILFHLLIDIHGNVSIGKMYQVADVAALLRVEGREIDPSVLTDLAQRTGATAFLEDSLFVLARAYGEAFIAGSCPGLERLIPRRRPTLEHAGLRRLALMNLCGFEPSASPLSIAGIRLLHKTLLRPGGRSGRVAFLLRALSGGEGESEGMGDIARRSRNSRAGQLARAATFPFRAAYRAVRGWRRS
- a CDS encoding polyprenol monophosphomannose synthase; the protein is MAVIPTYNESENIQSIVKAVRSLPYDIEVCIVDDGSPDGTGEIADDMSKADPGVHVLHRSGKLGLGTAYVAGFKYALSQQVDVIIEMDADFSHDPNSLPDFLNKIREADLVIGSRYRNGVRVINWSFKRLLLSKMATIYVNMITGIPGSVISDATAGFKCYRRTVLEAIDLDRIHSNGYAFQIEMKYRAYRKGFRLAEVPITFNDRHVGQSKMNNAIIFEALWIVWRLRLGI
- a CDS encoding flippase-like domain-containing protein; translated protein: MRGRRLGRWALRWIGPALFLAFWYVSDHAQIRGLLGRARWLPLVGSAAINLALLVIKAWRWREIMKLQAIDYGFAPSVRAYTIASAIASWTPGRLGDFTKAFSVSREKGISFGRAASSVIADRLLDAFALTLVAAAGAGFLLGPVGGTVTWCLVALAGVIAWTLYRWTSQAGPEKASAAFGRVGLARAGRELGDAIAGLEQMATPSGRRPALVALVSTLASTLLTFLQGYLVAVSLGVPVAFLRLAAGLAGASIAALLPLTISGIGIREATLAFYLGPGGISLPQVVSFSVAFLLVVSGSAALYGALAYMFWRAPVIPHGAHPTAPPPAPVTGEGAPRG
- a CDS encoding glycosyltransferase family 2 protein, which gives rise to MRVCAIIAAYNEGPNIAAVIAGVKAVLKPGDEVLVVDDGSVDDTSEAARGAGARVVRQEPNQGKGKAIQRGLKEATGDVVLFIDGDGQDYPSEIPLLLAELDRGADFVNGSKFIGTMKEGAISTPNYFGNKFMSGLINILFGVHITDSQAGYRAIRLDKVRAIPLTAKEYEIETEMLIKSIKRGLKIVEVPVTRDRRAAGRTNFKRIRNGLIILGTILKLRFTAA
- a CDS encoding glycosyltransferase family 2 protein — its product is MRATEEAPSAAVRKDEALPRAVSIVMPAYNEEAGIGKVLDSLKQALGGGAWAFEIIVVDDGSSDRTGEIARGHGVTVVTHAANRGYGASLKSGIRAAASPFILIIDADGTYPSDAIHRLLELAPGHDMVVGARTGKSVHIPLVRRPAKWFLRRLASYLSSTEIPDLNSGLRIFRRDRSLRFFPILPAGFSFTTTITLALLCNDFRVAFVPIDYSKRHGRSKIRPIRDTLNFLVLILRAILYFNPLRIFIPACLPILAAFAVSAGWDVFVREDLTEKTLILLFAGLQILAIGVLADMISKGLRGPDPSA